CGGGGGAGGGACCCGCAAAGACCGTGATGCTCCGCGCTTCCTGTAGCCGCGGTTCGCCCGAGTCCGGCCCGGTCCAGTCGACATGCTGGGTGAAGCGCGCAAACGCAACCCCACCGCGTTCGCCGGTTTCCAGCCCTTCAAAGGCACGGTGGACCTGGCGGCCCGGCGTCTCGCGTTCCTCCCAGAAGTTCACGCCATCCACCTTGATGGCGTACATCATCGCGTGGTGGTGCAGGTGGTCGTGGGGGGCGTCGCGCAGCACCTGGACACGGGCGGGCGAATACCACTCCTGGACGTATGGCTTGAAGGGAACGCCATCGAAGCGGTAGCGGAGGAGGGGCGCGTCGCCGTGGCGAATCCAGATGGAGTCCCCTTCCTCGGCGACGGTGAGGGCGGGCGGCGGACTGGCCCCCGCGGAAAAAAAGGCGATCCCCACGACGGCAATCAGTGCGGCAGGCATTCCCACGATACCACCTCCTTCCTGGGATGGAAGGTTATTCCCCAGAACTGACTTTCAGCATACACCTATTGCCGGTGGGAGTCCAGCAGGCTGCTAGGGCCGAAATACGCTTAATTTGAGCTCGGCGATGCTCCGGTAGTCTTTGGCGTTGGCCGTGCAGAGCATACCGCCATCTTCCACCGCGGTGGCCGCAATGAGCGCGTCGGGGACGCCGATATTCGATTTCAGCGCGTACTCTTCCAGGTAGATTGAGGCGCGGTGGCCAATATTTCCCGTCAGCGGGAGGATTTCAAAGTTCAATTCAGCGAGCACCGCCTTGGTGGCCTGTAACTCTTGCCTATTGCGAACGCCCCGGAGGAGCTCCATGTAGCTCACCACGGAAAGCGCAAGGCTATCCGCCTTATCGATGGCCGTCGCCGCCCGGGCATTGCCGCGCATGGCCCAGATGAGGACATCGGTGTCAAAGATCATCGAAACGGCCTTTGCGCAGGGCGCGCACATGGGCGACGGGGTCGGAGATATCATCCCGGTCCGCCCACATGCCGAAGAATTCGAGGTCTTTTATGCTGGGGCGCTTCTTGGTATCCCGGATGGGCTCGATTCGCGCCACCGATTTTCCCCGGT
This region of Candidatus Hydrogenedentota bacterium genomic DNA includes:
- a CDS encoding PmoA family protein, with protein sequence MPAALIAVVGIAFFSAGASPPPALTVAEEGDSIWIRHGDAPLLRYRFDGVPFKPYVQEWYSPARVQVLRDAPHDHLHHHAMMYAIKVDGVNFWEERETPGRQVHRAFEGLETGERGGVAFARFTQHVDWTGPDSGEPRLQEARSITVFAGPSPALLTWESRFTVPPGKEKATLGGSHYHGLGVRFVESMDTVGAFITPGGELGELVRGDEHLTPGAWCAYTAPAGEKPVTVAMFDAPGNVRPALWFTMKEHFAYLSATINLWREPLDVTPDKPLVLRYGAALWDGEVSKEAIEAVYREWLRLAEAE
- a CDS encoding type II toxin-antitoxin system VapC family toxin, with translation MIFDTDVLIWAMRGNARAATAIDKADSLALSVVSYMELLRGVRNRQELQATKAVLAELNFEILPLTGNIGHRASIYLEEYALKSNIGVPDALIAATAVEDGGMLCTANAKDYRSIAELKLSVFRP
- a CDS encoding type II toxin-antitoxin system prevent-host-death family antitoxin encodes the protein MKATILDMRRNPKKILDAIARNETVTLTNRGKSVARIEPIRDTKKRPSIKDLEFFGMWADRDDISDPVAHVRALRKGRFDDL